The genomic window CGTCGCTTGAAAGTCATTTCCTCCTCCCGCGCGCCGCGCGCTTCTTCGTTTCCGCGCTTTTCTCATGCGTCAAGATGACGCTGTCCTCGCCGCCGCGTTCCGCCAGCGCCACTGAGACCTTGTCCTTGGGGTTCGTCGGGATGTTCTTCCCCACGAAGTCCGCCCGGATCGGCAGCTCGCGCCCGCCGCGGTCGATTAGCACCGCCAGCCGCACCGCTTTCGGCCGCCCGTAATCGGGAATCTGATTGAGCGCCGCCCGAATCGTTCGTCCCGTGAACAGCACGTCGTCCACCAGCACGACCACCTTCTTATCCACCGGGAACAAGATCTCCGTCGCCTTGATCTCCGGATGCTCCGGATTCGTCAACAAGTCGTCGCGGTACAGCGTGATGTCCATATACCCGACGTCAACCTTGCGCCCCTCGATGTGCTTGATCTCGCGCACCAATCGGTCGGCCAA from Candidatus Zixiibacteriota bacterium includes these protein-coding regions:
- the pyrR gene encoding bifunctional pyr operon transcriptional regulator/uracil phosphoribosyltransferase PyrR, with the translated sequence MTEKDVSVLMDAKQIAHAISRIAHEILESLADDEELAVIGIRSNGDHLADRLVREIKHIEGRKVDVGYMDITLYRDDLLTNPEHPEIKATEILFPVDKKVVVLVDDVLFTGRTIRAALNQIPDYGRPKAVRLAVLIDRGGRELPIRADFVGKNIPTNPKDKVSVALAERGGEDSVILTHEKSAETKKRAARGRRK